ACCTCCTGCTTGCCGCGCGCGGGCGGAAACGCTCCGGCCCGGCTAGATCGCCACTGTTACGGCAAAAAGAACGCAGTCGAAACGATTGCCGCGTCGCTTAGCCTCCGACGAGCTGTCGCCCGATCAGCATGCGGCGGATTTCGTTGGTGCCCGCGCCGATATCGAGGAGTTTGGCGTCGCGCAGGAAGCGCTCGACCGGCCAGTCCTTGGTATAGCCCGCGCCGCCCAGCGCCTGCACCGCCTCACCCGCGACGCGGAAGGCATTTTCGGAGGCGAGCAGGATCGCGCCGGCCGCGTCGTGCCGCGTCGTCTGCCCGGCGTCACAGGCGCGCGCAACGGCATAGACATAGGCGCGCGCCGAATTGAGCGCGACATACATGTCGGCGATCTTCGCCTGGATGAGCTGGAAGCTGCCGATTGGCTTGCCGAATTGCTGGCGCTCGCGGACATAGGGCAGGACGACATCGAGGCATGCCTGCATCACGCCGATCTGGATGCCCGCCAGCACGGTGCGTTCATAGTCGAGCCCGCTCATCAGGATGCCCACGCCGCCGCCTACCGGGCCCATGATATTGGCATCGGGCACTTCGCAATCGTCGAACACCAGCTCGCTGGTCGGCGACCCGCGCATGCCCATCTTGTCGATCTTCTGACCGATGGAAAAGCCGGGCATGTCCTTTTCGACCAGGAAGGTGGTGATGCCGCGCCCGCCCTCGCCCGTCTTGGCATAGACGACCAGCGTGTCGGCATAGGGAGCGTTGGTGATCCAGAACTTGGTGCCGTTGAGCAGATAGCCGCCATCGGTCTTCTCGGCGCGCAGTTTCATGCCCACCACGTCCGATCCGGCGTTGGTTTCGGACATTGCGAGACTGCCGACATGTTCACCGGAAATCAGCCTGGGCAAATATTTCGCCTTTTGCTCGGGGCTGGCCCAGCGACGAATCTGATTGATGCAGAGATTGGAATGCGCGCCGTAGCTGAGCCCGATCGAGGCCGAGGCGCGACTGACTTCCTCGACCGCCACGACATGTTCGAGATAGCCGAGGCCAAGTCCTCCGTCGCTTTCCTCGACAGTGATGCCGTGCAGGCCGAGCGCGCCCATTTCGGGCCACAGGTCACGAGGAAACCAGTCCTCGTCGTCGATTTTGGAAGCCAGCGGGGCAATGCGATCCGCGGCGAAGCGTGCCGTGCTCTCGCGGATCATGTCGGCGGTTTCGCCGAGCGCGAAATCGAAATTCATTCAGTCTCTCCTTGCGGCCCGTCTAGTATCAGAAGGGCCGCAAGCGAAACCGAAAAGCGTCCGTTCAGACGCGAACGCGCTTCGTCAGAGAAGCACGATGGCGAGCAATGCCCAGAAAAGCAGCGAAATGCCGACCGCGACCATGATCCCGAACATGGGGGGCGGATTTTCCCCCGTGACGGGGGAGCTGTTATATTCAATCCCTTCCATCATCTTCTCCCATATCGCGACCGCTTTCGGTCTGAAGCCGAACGACCCGTCCGCGACGGTTAACAAACAAGGTGATGCCTGAAAGCCTCACTCGCCCGGAGGCAAAGCCAGATACCAAAAAGCATCAACTGTCATATTAACGCAACGCGGCACAAAAGTCTCCATCCGCCAAAAGAAAAATCGAGCAAAGGCAAGAGCTTTTCGCAGTTGCGGAAACTTCTCGAGCCGAAGCTGAGTTTGCTTGGACGAAACAGGGTTTCAGGAGAGTGCAGTTGCAACATGGAGCGTGCAATGCGAGGAATTACTTAGTCCTCTTCGGCAATCGTGACCTTCATGCCGTCGAGCGCGGGGCCGAATCGAAGCTGGCAGGAAAGGCGCGAGCGCGAATCGCGATGCTCGGAACTGTCGAGCAGGTCATTCTCGTCCTCGCTCATTTCCGGCAGCTTTTCGGCAAAGGCGGGATCGACATGGACATGGCAGGTCGCGCAGCTGCAGCAGCCGCCGCACAGGGCCAGCAAGTCGTCGAAACCGGCGTCCCGGATGACTTCCATCACCGTCAGGCCTTCATCGGCCTCCACCTGATGTTCGGCACCGTCGCGATCGACGACGATCAGATGCGGCATGAAAACTTCCTCTGACTGATAAGAAACGAAAGGCTCCGGGAGCGGAGGATTAGCCTTGCGCCGGAACACGACGCAAGTCTGATCGACGCGGTTGCACCAAACGTCGCCCGGAAACAAGGCCGGGCGACGAACGCCGATGTCCTGGATCGGTCAGGCGATGGGCTCGGGCGCGCCGGTTCCCATATATTCGGCCAGCATGCGATGGAAATTGGTGACGCCGCGCTCCTGAAACGGATTGGGGCGTGCGCCGGGGAAACCACGCGACTTGATGCCCTGCTGCACCGCTTCCATGTTCGCGAAATCCTGGCACAGCACCTTGCGCCAGCGCTCTTCCTGCTCCTGGTCGACATAGACGTTTTCGGGTTTGGGCTCCTCGCCTTCGGGAAACCGTTCGATCACATAGACTTCGAAGATGCAGCTGTTCGGATTGGCGCCGTCGGGCCGCGCGCGATAGCAGAGCGCGAAGGTCGGGCCCTGAATGATCACGCTGTTGGGGAAAAGGTGCCACACCGTTCCCGCCTTGGCGAAATGTTCGGGCGGGATTTTCGGCCATTCGACGCCGCGTTCGGCATCGTCCTTCATTGCCGACATCATCATATGCGCCGAAACCTGCTGCGCGGGCGTATCCTCGGGCAGTTCGTCGACCAGCCGCTGCGCGGCATCGACGATCGTCTTTGTGGTCGTGGCGTTCACTTCCTCCCAGAGCTGCGCGATCGTTTCGGCAAGCGCGACGCGCATGTCGATATCGTCGGCGCTGATCCCGCCCGATGCGCCGCCGAAGCCTTTCTTCGCGGCCGGACCGAATACGCTGTGCGGGCCATGCGCCTCGCTCCAGGTCGATTTCGCGCCGTATTTGGTGAGCTGCGGATGCGTGCCGGGAACGTGATACCCCTCGACAAATGCCTCCATCGCGACTTTCCAGTTGCACGGGAATTTGAGCCACTGGCGCCAGCGATAGCGCATCTTGCCGAGTTCGAACGGGTCGAGCATGTCGGCGGCATGGCCGAGCCATTCGCGCAGCGGCCCGGCTTCGGGATCCATGTTGATGAACACCCAGCCGCCCCATGTATCGACCTGCACCTGCTGCATGCGCAGATTTTCATCGGTCAGCGCGCCTTCCCACTCCTCGCGCATCAGGCAGTCGACATTCTCGCCCTGCAGATTCCATTTCCAGCCGTGGAACTTGCAGACGAATTTCTTGGTATGGCCGCAGCCTTCGGTCAGCCGGCGGCCGCGATGCAGGCAGACATTGTAATAGGCGGCGATGCGATCCTCCGCGACGCGCGCGACGATGATCGATTCGTCCATGATGTCGTAAGTGACATAATCGCCGACCTTCGGGATTTCCTCTTCACGGCAGGCGATCTGCCACACCTTACCCCACAGACGCTCATCCTCGGCGCGCGCATATTCGGGCGAGGTATAGGCTTCGACGCCGATCCGCACCGGGCGGTCGGTGATCGGGCGTTCGGCTTCGCGCATCACGTTCATGGGGAATCTCTCTCGCTGGGCATGTCTTTGGTCTTTACCGCGAACCTATTGCGCGCGGCTCCCGGGGGAAAGCACGTCTCAGCGATATTATCTGCCTGTGCATGCAATGGCCGCGCAGCCGGCCTTACGCCTTTACGGACGCAGGCGGCCTGCCTATTCGACTGGCATGGAGAGCGATACTTCCGCCGGGAACGGCGTCGAACTGCTGCGCTTTCGCGGCACCGATGTGGAGCTGGTGGCCGATGCGAC
This genomic interval from Sphingosinithalassobacter tenebrarum contains the following:
- a CDS encoding isovaleryl-CoA dehydrogenase produces the protein MNFDFALGETADMIRESTARFAADRIAPLASKIDDEDWFPRDLWPEMGALGLHGITVEESDGGLGLGYLEHVVAVEEVSRASASIGLSYGAHSNLCINQIRRWASPEQKAKYLPRLISGEHVGSLAMSETNAGSDVVGMKLRAEKTDGGYLLNGTKFWITNAPYADTLVVYAKTGEGGRGITTFLVEKDMPGFSIGQKIDKMGMRGSPTSELVFDDCEVPDANIMGPVGGGVGILMSGLDYERTVLAGIQIGVMQACLDVVLPYVRERQQFGKPIGSFQLIQAKIADMYVALNSARAYVYAVARACDAGQTTRHDAAGAILLASENAFRVAGEAVQALGGAGYTKDWPVERFLRDAKLLDIGAGTNEIRRMLIGRQLVGG
- a CDS encoding aromatic ring-hydroxylating oxygenase subunit alpha, which encodes MNVMREAERPITDRPVRIGVEAYTSPEYARAEDERLWGKVWQIACREEEIPKVGDYVTYDIMDESIIVARVAEDRIAAYYNVCLHRGRRLTEGCGHTKKFVCKFHGWKWNLQGENVDCLMREEWEGALTDENLRMQQVQVDTWGGWVFINMDPEAGPLREWLGHAADMLDPFELGKMRYRWRQWLKFPCNWKVAMEAFVEGYHVPGTHPQLTKYGAKSTWSEAHGPHSVFGPAAKKGFGGASGGISADDIDMRVALAETIAQLWEEVNATTTKTIVDAAQRLVDELPEDTPAQQVSAHMMMSAMKDDAERGVEWPKIPPEHFAKAGTVWHLFPNSVIIQGPTFALCYRARPDGANPNSCIFEVYVIERFPEGEEPKPENVYVDQEQEERWRKVLCQDFANMEAVQQGIKSRGFPGARPNPFQERGVTNFHRMLAEYMGTGAPEPIA
- a CDS encoding 2Fe-2S iron-sulfur cluster-binding protein, whose translation is MPHLIVVDRDGAEHQVEADEGLTVMEVIRDAGFDDLLALCGGCCSCATCHVHVDPAFAEKLPEMSEDENDLLDSSEHRDSRSRLSCQLRFGPALDGMKVTIAEED